In a genomic window of Maricaulis maris MCS10:
- the tgt gene encoding tRNA guanosine(34) transglycosylase Tgt, protein MTTFPYEIHATDGAARTGVLKTSRGDIRTPAFMPVGTAATVKALYMDQVRETGADIILGNTYHLMLRPGAERVKRLGGLHKFSTWKGPMLTDSGGFQVWSLSKLRKMTEEGVKFRSHIDGSEHNLTPERSIEIQADLLGADISMQLDECTPFGCSEAEARTSMELSIRWGQRSKAAFGTRDSQALFGIVQGSVFENLRRESAERLIETGYDGYAIGGLAVGEGFEKMCDVLDFTTPHLPSERPRYLMGVGKPIDLVEAVARGVDMFDCVLPTRSGRHGQAWSDHGPINIKRAEFAEDDSPLNPEIDCPASRDYSKAYLHHLFRSGEYLSAMLLSWHNIAYFQHLTARMRAAIAAGEFEAFRREFRGKWEQGQAEAAERAG, encoded by the coding sequence ATGACGACCTTCCCCTATGAGATCCACGCCACCGATGGCGCGGCGCGCACCGGCGTGCTGAAGACGTCGCGCGGCGATATCCGCACGCCGGCCTTCATGCCGGTCGGCACGGCGGCGACGGTGAAGGCGCTTTACATGGACCAGGTCCGCGAGACCGGCGCCGATATTATCCTGGGCAATACCTATCACCTCATGCTGCGCCCCGGCGCCGAGCGGGTGAAACGGCTGGGTGGTCTGCACAAATTCTCGACCTGGAAAGGCCCGATGCTGACCGATAGTGGCGGCTTCCAGGTCTGGTCCCTGTCCAAGCTGCGCAAAATGACCGAGGAAGGGGTGAAGTTCCGCTCCCATATCGACGGGTCCGAGCACAATCTCACGCCGGAGCGCTCGATCGAAATCCAGGCCGACCTCTTGGGCGCCGACATCTCCATGCAGCTGGACGAGTGCACGCCCTTTGGCTGTTCGGAAGCCGAAGCCCGCACCAGCATGGAGCTCTCCATCCGCTGGGGGCAGCGCTCCAAGGCGGCTTTCGGCACCCGCGACAGCCAGGCCCTGTTCGGCATCGTCCAGGGCTCGGTGTTTGAAAACCTGCGCCGCGAGAGCGCCGAGCGTCTGATCGAGACCGGCTATGACGGCTATGCCATTGGCGGCCTGGCGGTCGGTGAGGGCTTTGAGAAAATGTGCGACGTGCTCGATTTCACCACGCCGCACCTGCCAAGCGAACGCCCACGTTATCTGATGGGCGTCGGCAAGCCGATCGACCTGGTGGAAGCCGTTGCCCGCGGTGTCGACATGTTTGACTGCGTCCTGCCGACGCGCTCGGGCCGCCATGGTCAGGCCTGGTCGGATCATGGCCCGATCAATATCAAGCGCGCCGAGTTCGCCGAGGATGACAGCCCGCTCAATCCGGAGATCGATTGTCCGGCCAGCCGGGATTATTCCAAGGCCTATCTCCACCATCTCTTCCGGTCTGGCGAATATCTCTCGGCCATGCTGCTCTCCTGGCATAATATCGCCTACTTCCAGCATTTGACGGCCCGCATGCGCGCGGCCATCGCGGCGGGTGAGTTCGAGGCGTTCCGGCGAGAGTTCCGGGGCAAGTGGGAGCAAGGTCAGGCCGAAGCGGCAGAGCGAGCGGGCTAG
- the queA gene encoding tRNA preQ1(34) S-adenosylmethionine ribosyltransferase-isomerase QueA, with translation MRVSDFDFHLPEARIALRPARPRDAARMLHVASNGVFADRGVRDLPDLLQPGDLMVFNDTRVIPAALKGIRPARAVGGGGPVEVEVNLHKRIDASAWRAFVRPAKRLRMGDEIAFGETLKAEVTGKSEGGDVRLVFNAAGAALDAAIAVAGEMPLPPYIARKRGVDEKDEADYQTLFATHEGSVAAPTAGLHFTPELMAALEARGVEQTRVTLHVGAGTFLPVKSDDTDDHQMHSEWCTVSAEAADAINAAKAEGRRVIPVGTTALRTIESLASGPGIVRAGSRDTDIFLTPGSDFAITDMLMTNFHLPKSTLFMLVSALSGLDVMQRAYAHAIAAEYRFYSYGDACLLERRT, from the coding sequence ATGCGTGTTTCCGACTTTGACTTCCACCTCCCCGAGGCGCGGATCGCCCTGCGTCCCGCCCGTCCGCGTGATGCGGCGCGGATGCTTCATGTTGCCTCCAATGGCGTGTTCGCCGATCGCGGTGTGCGCGACCTGCCGGACCTGTTGCAGCCCGGCGACCTGATGGTGTTCAACGACACCCGTGTGATCCCCGCCGCGCTGAAAGGCATCCGTCCGGCTCGGGCGGTGGGCGGCGGCGGTCCGGTCGAGGTCGAGGTCAATCTGCACAAGCGGATCGATGCCTCGGCCTGGCGAGCCTTTGTACGACCGGCCAAGCGTCTGCGCATGGGGGACGAGATTGCTTTCGGCGAGACGCTCAAGGCCGAGGTGACAGGCAAGTCCGAGGGCGGCGATGTCCGTCTGGTATTCAATGCCGCCGGCGCGGCGCTGGATGCTGCCATCGCGGTGGCCGGCGAGATGCCGCTGCCGCCCTATATCGCCCGCAAGCGCGGCGTCGATGAGAAGGATGAGGCCGACTACCAGACCCTTTTTGCTACCCATGAAGGATCGGTCGCAGCTCCGACCGCCGGTCTCCATTTTACACCGGAGCTGATGGCGGCGCTCGAGGCGCGCGGCGTCGAGCAGACCCGCGTCACCCTGCATGTCGGGGCGGGGACTTTCCTGCCGGTCAAATCCGACGATACCGATGATCACCAGATGCATTCCGAATGGTGCACGGTCTCGGCGGAGGCCGCCGACGCGATCAATGCCGCCAAGGCCGAGGGGCGCCGGGTCATACCCGTTGGCACCACCGCGCTGCGCACGATTGAGAGCCTGGCCTCAGGGCCGGGCATTGTCCGTGCCGGCAGCCGGGACACCGATATCTTCCTCACGCCGGGCTCGGATTTTGCCATCACCGACATGCTGATGACCAATTTCCACCTGCCGAAGTCGACGCTCTTCATGCTGGTCAGCGCCCTGTCCGGGCTGGACGTCATGCAGCGCGCCTATGCCCATGCCATTGCGGCGGAGTATCGTTTCTACTCCTATGGCGATGCCTGCCTGCTGGAGCGCCGCACATGA
- the coaD gene encoding pantetheine-phosphate adenylyltransferase — protein sequence MTRTALYPGTFDPLTNGHIDIIGRAVKLVDHLVIGVAINEAKHPLFSLDERVDMVREEVAPFADGAQIEVRPFDGLLMHFAEEIGAQSIVRGLRAVSDFEYEFQMVAMNQQLNDDIETVFLMADPRHQAIASRLVKEIAKLGGNISAFVTPNIERRLKERLA from the coding sequence ATGACCCGTACAGCGCTCTATCCGGGCACGTTTGATCCCCTGACCAATGGTCATATCGACATTATCGGCCGGGCCGTGAAACTGGTCGATCACCTGGTCATCGGTGTCGCGATCAACGAGGCCAAGCATCCGCTTTTCAGTCTCGACGAGCGCGTTGACATGGTGCGCGAGGAAGTCGCCCCGTTTGCCGATGGTGCGCAGATCGAGGTCCGCCCCTTTGACGGCCTGCTGATGCATTTCGCCGAGGAGATCGGCGCCCAGTCGATTGTGCGCGGGCTTCGGGCCGTGTCCGATTTCGAGTATGAATTCCAGATGGTCGCCATGAACCAGCAGCTCAATGATGACATTGAGACCGTTTTCCTGATGGCTGACCCTCGTCACCAGGCGATCGCGTCGCGCCTGGTCAAGGAAATCGCCAAGCTGGGCGGCAATATTTCCGCCTTCGTGACGCCCAATATTGAACGCCGTTTGAAGGAGCGTCTTGCGTGA
- a CDS encoding peptidylprolyl isomerase — MRFTLSATLALALTAGACAREAEVSQTDQGAASGLASAASAQSEAAAPQWDLPDDAWRTADQDDLLYIETDHGMVIVEMAPEFAPNHVARMRRLVHERFYDFLVWHRVIDGFMAQGGGARTNPGHAADVEGLEAEFTVRRSGEPVVTELMDRVINPRALPQMAKAGFWDGFHAGTQTSALAAITGDGQVQSWLLHCAGAAAAARTSDPNSARSQFFITRGNAEHLNAQYTAWGRVRVGQAAVDAIAVGSASEDPGFRPDNIRSMRTGDELPADEQVTVQVADTDSAAFAAYLDTLRSPSGNLPDICDITVPTRIVE; from the coding sequence ATGCGTTTTACCCTTTCCGCCACTCTCGCCCTGGCCCTGACAGCCGGCGCCTGCGCCCGCGAAGCCGAAGTCTCTCAGACCGACCAGGGCGCGGCGTCGGGACTGGCTTCGGCCGCGTCGGCGCAGTCCGAAGCGGCAGCGCCGCAATGGGATCTGCCCGACGATGCCTGGCGGACTGCGGACCAGGACGACCTGCTCTATATCGAAACCGACCACGGCATGGTCATTGTCGAGATGGCACCGGAATTCGCGCCCAATCATGTCGCCCGCATGCGCCGCCTGGTTCATGAACGCTTCTATGACTTTCTGGTCTGGCACCGCGTGATCGACGGTTTCATGGCGCAAGGTGGCGGGGCTCGCACCAATCCCGGTCATGCTGCTGATGTGGAAGGACTTGAAGCCGAGTTCACCGTTCGCCGTTCTGGCGAGCCGGTTGTGACCGAGCTGATGGACCGTGTCATCAATCCGCGCGCCTTGCCGCAAATGGCCAAGGCCGGCTTCTGGGACGGTTTCCATGCCGGGACCCAGACCTCGGCACTGGCGGCGATCACCGGTGACGGTCAGGTCCAGTCCTGGCTGCTGCATTGCGCCGGTGCGGCCGCGGCAGCCCGCACCAGCGACCCCAATTCGGCCCGCAGCCAGTTCTTCATCACCCGCGGCAATGCCGAGCACCTCAATGCGCAATACACGGCCTGGGGGCGCGTGCGCGTCGGTCAGGCGGCGGTCGATGCGATTGCGGTCGGGTCAGCCTCCGAAGATCCCGGTTTCCGGCCGGACAATATCCGCTCGATGCGGACCGGTGATGAATTGCCGGCCGACGAGCAGGTGACCGTCCAGGTCGCCGATACCGATTCAGCGGCCTTTGCCGCCTATCTCGACACGCTGCGCAGCCCGTCTGGCAATTTGCCCGACATTTGCGATATCACCGTGCCGACACGAATTGTGGAATAG
- a CDS encoding peptidylprolyl isomerase produces MAEEQLVFTLEGGDVTIKLRPDLAPKHVARITELAKEGFYDGLTFHRVIDGFVAQGGCPNGNGMGGSGQHIPAEFSAEKHVRGTMSMARASDPDSASSQFFICLDDVPYLNNQYTVWGEVISGMDHVDALPKGEPPANPGAIIKATVVEA; encoded by the coding sequence ATGGCTGAAGAACAACTCGTATTCACGCTTGAAGGCGGCGACGTCACCATCAAGCTGCGTCCGGATCTGGCACCCAAGCACGTCGCCCGCATCACCGAGCTGGCCAAGGAAGGCTTTTATGACGGCCTGACCTTCCACCGCGTGATTGATGGCTTCGTGGCCCAGGGCGGCTGCCCGAACGGCAATGGCATGGGTGGCTCCGGCCAGCACATCCCGGCCGAGTTCTCCGCCGAGAAGCATGTCCGCGGCACAATGTCGATGGCGCGCGCTTCCGATCCGGACAGTGCCTCCAGCCAGTTCTTCATCTGCCTGGATGACGTACCCTACCTCAACAACCAGTACACGGTTTGGGGCGAAGTCATCTCCGGCATGGACCATGTCGACGCCCTGCCCAAGGGCGAGCCGCCGGCCAATCCGGGCGCGATCATCAAGGCGACGGTCGTCGAGGCGTAA
- a CDS encoding GNAT family N-acetyltransferase yields the protein MPLTLRLLDHAELAVTLPDFSQLLTACVEAGASIGFMADLSPLRAEAFWTDIASQVERGDRLLWSARDTASGTLLGTVQLITGLPDNQPHRGDVAKLMVSPDARRRGVADALMAALESHARETGLRTLVLDTVTGSPAEALYRKRGWVEVGAVPDYALFPDGSPCSTTFFYKSLI from the coding sequence ATGCCTTTGACGCTTCGCTTGCTCGATCATGCCGAATTGGCGGTAACGCTGCCCGATTTCTCGCAACTTCTGACCGCTTGTGTTGAGGCCGGTGCTTCCATCGGCTTCATGGCGGACCTTTCGCCGCTGCGGGCCGAGGCGTTCTGGACCGACATCGCCAGTCAGGTTGAGCGCGGCGACCGGCTCCTCTGGTCCGCCCGGGACACCGCGTCTGGCACGCTTCTCGGCACCGTCCAGCTCATTACCGGCCTGCCGGACAACCAGCCCCATCGCGGCGATGTCGCCAAGCTGATGGTCTCACCGGACGCCCGGCGGCGCGGCGTGGCCGATGCGTTGATGGCGGCGCTGGAGAGCCATGCCCGCGAGACCGGGCTGCGCACGCTCGTCCTGGACACGGTGACCGGCTCACCGGCGGAGGCGCTCTATCGCAAGCGCGGCTGGGTCGAGGTCGGGGCGGTGCCGGACTATGCGCTGTTTCCGGATGGGTCGCCTTGCTCGACAACCTTCTTCTACAAGTCGCTGATCTGA
- a CDS encoding carboxylesterase/lipase family protein encodes MMRIRHFLAGLTAILVAACSGDEPVFVPVMAEDLARTIAQGELVGFETETGAAAWMAVPYAAPPEGELRWRAPRPPLAFAARYEALAAGPACPQVTNTLSAGDEYDTGILIGAEDCLTLDIYAPRNAAPGDDLPVMMWIHGGANTWGSSSAYDGSNLANERGVIIVSVQYRLGPLGFLAHPALRAEAGIADDAAANFALLDLVAALQWISGNIDAFGGDAGRVTVFGESAGAYNIAGLMAMPQARGLFHGAIMQSGGTASVPLDVAENGGGLDAVAGLAAGEVIAGPDATGTAMRAASLAEVYAPYRDEDGELTSMPRMIEDGVTLREGGILAAAEDPDGFAPVPLISGTNRDEMKLYTVFDPRLTRRLGPLIWLRDRDTYEAAVEYPSRIWRYNAVDGLLDRLAAHGRDDLWSYRFDWDEGGSVLITDTGELLGAAHAMEIPFVFNHFELFGSFDRVLFTDGNADGRAAIADAMGAYWSAFAETGQPGDGAGVGPGWPRWNDAGAALRFDSPDDGGTAVFDRLESPELIAEALASDPRIDDTLRCGIAGGITRRQPVLDPAFDSALDC; translated from the coding sequence ATGATGCGTATCCGACATTTCCTGGCGGGATTGACCGCGATACTGGTGGCCGCTTGTTCCGGTGATGAGCCGGTCTTTGTGCCCGTCATGGCCGAGGACCTGGCCCGCACCATCGCCCAGGGCGAGCTGGTCGGTTTCGAGACCGAGACCGGCGCGGCGGCCTGGATGGCGGTGCCCTATGCCGCGCCGCCCGAGGGGGAGCTGCGCTGGCGCGCGCCGCGGCCGCCTCTAGCCTTTGCGGCTCGGTATGAGGCGCTGGCGGCCGGGCCGGCCTGCCCGCAGGTGACCAATACGCTCAGCGCCGGGGACGAGTACGACACCGGCATTCTGATTGGCGCCGAGGATTGCCTGACGCTCGACATTTATGCGCCGCGCAATGCCGCGCCGGGCGATGATTTGCCGGTGATGATGTGGATTCATGGCGGCGCCAATACCTGGGGCTCGTCCTCGGCCTATGACGGCTCCAACCTGGCCAATGAGCGCGGCGTGATCATCGTGTCGGTGCAATACCGGCTCGGACCGCTCGGCTTTTTGGCTCATCCGGCACTGCGGGCCGAGGCCGGGATCGCGGACGATGCAGCCGCGAACTTCGCCCTGCTTGACCTGGTGGCGGCCCTGCAGTGGATCAGCGGCAATATCGATGCCTTTGGTGGCGATGCCGGTCGGGTGACGGTGTTCGGTGAAAGCGCCGGCGCCTATAATATCGCCGGCCTGATGGCGATGCCGCAGGCGCGTGGCCTGTTCCACGGGGCGATCATGCAGAGTGGCGGCACGGCGTCTGTACCTCTTGATGTCGCCGAGAATGGCGGTGGGCTGGACGCGGTCGCCGGACTGGCGGCCGGTGAGGTGATAGCCGGACCTGACGCCACAGGAACCGCCATGCGAGCCGCCTCGCTGGCCGAGGTCTATGCGCCCTATCGCGACGAGGATGGCGAGCTGACCTCCATGCCACGCATGATCGAGGACGGGGTGACATTGCGCGAGGGCGGCATTCTCGCCGCCGCCGAGGATCCGGACGGTTTCGCGCCGGTGCCGCTGATCTCCGGCACCAATCGCGACGAGATGAAGCTCTACACGGTGTTCGATCCGCGCCTGACGCGGCGGCTGGGACCGCTGATCTGGTTGCGCGACCGCGACACCTATGAAGCCGCCGTCGAATATCCCAGCCGTATCTGGCGCTATAACGCGGTCGACGGATTGCTGGACCGGCTGGCGGCCCATGGGCGAGACGATCTGTGGAGTTATCGCTTTGACTGGGACGAGGGCGGTTCGGTGCTGATCACCGATACCGGAGAATTGTTGGGTGCCGCCCACGCGATGGAAATTCCTTTCGTGTTCAATCATTTCGAACTGTTCGGCTCGTTTGACCGGGTCTTGTTTACCGATGGCAATGCCGATGGGCGCGCCGCGATCGCCGACGCAATGGGGGCCTATTGGTCCGCTTTTGCCGAAACCGGTCAGCCGGGCGATGGGGCCGGGGTCGGTCCCGGCTGGCCACGCTGGAATGATGCCGGGGCGGCGCTGCGCTTTGATTCGCCTGACGATGGCGGGACGGCGGTTTTCGATCGTCTCGAGAGCCCGGAGTTGATCGCCGAAGCGCTGGCCAGCGATCCGCGGATTGATGACACACTGCGGTGCGGTATCGCCGGCGGCATCACACGGCGCCAGCCGGTCCTGGACCCGGCCTTCGACAGCGCACTCGACTGCTGA
- a CDS encoding carboxymuconolactone decarboxylase family protein, which translates to MSWIKTLDRKAADGRLSAIYDRVAGKTGQIDNILAVHSLRPHTLEGHMALYKAVLHHYGNSLDKAYLETIGTWVSSLNKCAYCVEHHFAGLKRLLNDDARAAEIRDAIDAGIPERAFSGRELAGLRYAELLTRQPDKLTQMHAMALREAGFEDGEILEINQVTAYFAYANRTVLGLGVNPAGEALGLSPNTSDDPDNWSHD; encoded by the coding sequence TTGAGCTGGATCAAGACACTTGATCGAAAGGCGGCCGATGGCCGCCTTTCGGCTATCTATGACCGGGTCGCCGGCAAGACCGGCCAGATCGACAATATCCTTGCGGTCCACTCGCTGCGACCGCACACGCTGGAAGGCCATATGGCCCTCTACAAGGCGGTGCTGCACCATTACGGCAACAGTCTCGACAAGGCCTATCTGGAAACCATCGGCACCTGGGTCTCATCGCTGAACAAGTGCGCCTATTGTGTCGAGCACCATTTTGCCGGACTCAAACGCTTGTTGAATGACGACGCGCGGGCGGCCGAAATCCGTGACGCCATCGACGCGGGTATCCCGGAGCGCGCCTTCTCGGGACGCGAGCTCGCAGGCCTGCGCTATGCCGAACTGCTGACCCGGCAGCCGGACAAGTTGACCCAGATGCACGCCATGGCCCTGCGCGAGGCCGGTTTCGAGGATGGCGAAATTCTCGAGATCAACCAGGTCACCGCCTATTTCGCTTACGCCAACAGGACGGTGCTGGGTCTGGGCGTGAACCCCGCCGGCGAAGCGCTGGGTCTGTCGCCGAACACGTCAGATGACCCGGACAACTGGTCTCACGATTGA
- a CDS encoding cation:proton antiporter yields MDSLLLQAAIYLGAGLIAVPVAHRLGLGSVLGYLLAGVAIAPLLELVGSNPENVQHFAEFGVVMMLFLVGLELQPRVLWDLRVRLFGLGGLQVAVTTAAVAAFCLVIELDWRLAIALGLIFALSSTAIVLQTLGEKGWLRTEGGQSAFSVLLFQDIAVIPMLALMPFLALPDIAGHATEVAGHGAESTPFSHLPAWGQGLVTLGVVAAIVLGGRYLTRPAFRIIARIGQHELFLSAALFLVIGIAVLMSAVGLSPALGTFLAGVLLAESEYRHELVSDLDPFKGLLLGVFFVTVGASMEFALLGEHPGMIIGLTLALIGVKGLILLGLAFVFRMEGRARWLFTFSLAQSGEFGFVLLAFASGVDVIPPEIAGVAGLVVALSMMATPLIMIVFERWVSPRVRRSASPEREEDMIEEEAPVIIAGMGRFGQIIQRMLVMDGYKPVVLDNSAEHIDGLRKFGIQVYYGNAMRPGLLEAAGIARAKLLVVCTDNRERAVELVHHVKQRYPQVYVIARAASREHVYQLRAAGADLAIREMFGSSLDAARQSLEVLGESPDRARRKSEAFARHDEESLQQLFEVWDAETDIFDNEAYMEKARSRAFSLEELMADDVGDPDERRPAADPD; encoded by the coding sequence ATGGACTCTCTACTCTTGCAGGCAGCGATCTATCTGGGCGCCGGCCTGATCGCTGTCCCGGTCGCCCATCGGCTGGGGCTGGGGTCGGTTCTGGGCTATCTGCTGGCCGGCGTGGCGATCGCGCCCTTGCTGGAGCTGGTCGGGTCCAATCCGGAAAATGTCCAGCATTTCGCCGAATTCGGCGTGGTGATGATGCTCTTCCTGGTCGGGCTCGAGCTCCAGCCGCGTGTGCTGTGGGATTTGCGGGTCCGATTGTTCGGGCTGGGCGGCCTGCAGGTCGCTGTGACTACCGCGGCGGTTGCGGCCTTTTGTCTGGTGATCGAACTCGACTGGCGGCTGGCAATCGCGCTCGGTCTGATCTTCGCGCTCTCATCGACCGCCATTGTCCTGCAGACGCTGGGCGAAAAGGGATGGCTGCGGACGGAAGGTGGTCAATCGGCCTTCTCCGTCCTCCTGTTCCAGGACATTGCGGTGATCCCGATGCTCGCCCTGATGCCGTTTCTGGCCCTGCCGGATATTGCCGGCCATGCCACCGAGGTCGCCGGCCATGGTGCCGAGAGCACGCCATTCTCCCACTTGCCCGCCTGGGGGCAGGGCCTGGTCACGCTGGGTGTGGTTGCGGCCATTGTACTGGGCGGCCGCTATCTGACCCGTCCGGCCTTCCGCATCATTGCGCGGATCGGGCAGCACGAGCTGTTCCTGTCGGCGGCGCTGTTCCTGGTGATCGGCATTGCGGTCCTGATGAGCGCGGTCGGCCTGTCGCCGGCGCTGGGAACTTTCCTGGCCGGGGTCCTGTTGGCGGAGAGCGAATACCGGCACGAGCTGGTCAGCGATCTGGACCCGTTCAAGGGGCTGTTGCTGGGTGTTTTCTTCGTCACCGTCGGCGCCAGCATGGAGTTCGCCCTGCTGGGAGAGCATCCGGGCATGATCATCGGGCTGACCCTGGCCCTGATCGGGGTGAAGGGGCTGATCCTCCTCGGGCTGGCCTTCGTTTTCCGGATGGAGGGGCGGGCGCGCTGGCTGTTCACCTTCTCGCTGGCACAGAGCGGCGAGTTCGGCTTCGTCCTGCTGGCCTTCGCCAGCGGGGTTGATGTCATTCCGCCGGAGATCGCCGGTGTCGCGGGCCTGGTCGTCGCCCTGTCCATGATGGCGACGCCCTTGATCATGATCGTCTTCGAGCGCTGGGTCTCGCCGCGTGTGCGCCGTTCGGCCTCGCCGGAGCGCGAGGAGGACATGATCGAGGAAGAGGCCCCCGTCATCATCGCCGGTATGGGCCGGTTCGGGCAGATCATCCAGCGCATGCTGGTCATGGATGGCTACAAGCCGGTGGTCCTGGACAATTCCGCCGAACATATCGACGGGCTGCGCAAGTTCGGCATCCAGGTCTATTACGGCAATGCGATGCGGCCCGGCCTGCTCGAGGCCGCCGGGATCGCTCGCGCCAAGCTGCTGGTGGTCTGTACCGATAATCGGGAACGGGCTGTCGAGCTCGTCCATCACGTCAAACAACGCTACCCGCAAGTCTATGTGATTGCCCGGGCCGCCAGCCGGGAGCACGTCTATCAGCTGCGCGCAGCGGGTGCCGACCTCGCGATCCGCGAAATGTTCGGCTCTTCTCTCGATGCCGCCCGGCAGTCGCTGGAAGTGCTTGGTGAAAGTCCCGACCGCGCCCGGCGCAAGAGCGAAGCCTTCGCCCGCCATGACGAAGAGAGCCTGCAACAATTATTCGAGGTCTGGGACGCGGAAACCGATATTTTCGACAATGAGGCCTATATGGAAAAGGCGCGCTCGCGGGCCTTCTCGCTGGAAGAGCTGATGGCCGACGATGTCGGCGATCCCGATGAAAGACGTCCGGCCGCAGACCCCGACTGA
- a CDS encoding endonuclease/exonuclease/phosphatase family protein — protein sequence MRHTISAFLASCAVLGLAAFITLAPLWRGFDAWRQIWPLVAIFVVAVTLFSLRNRHRWVPLALAVGCALVFLPAGPEVLRRLNQSAPGAIGDDATELTIVTHNLWGLSTNPVEAPAVLSGLAPDIIALQEATRQAKPVVDQLEAAYPHIARCRSVRILSRLPMLDSGCVRHPPDISFENAVPCDWELPPAVWARIELPDGRQAMIVSVHLTWPFPSAAQDCQRRNLARALAREPQDTLIVMGDFNAAAPSRALTRIERDLDLERRSIALPSWPSEGLFTRDGGIAPPLPPMLVGIDHIFAGEAWQTVAIHAGPDTGSDHRPLMARVRLRGSDDQS from the coding sequence GTGCGTCACACGATCTCCGCCTTCCTTGCCTCATGCGCCGTGCTGGGCCTGGCCGCCTTCATCACCCTCGCGCCGCTGTGGCGTGGGTTTGATGCCTGGCGGCAAATCTGGCCGCTGGTCGCGATTTTTGTGGTGGCCGTGACCCTGTTCTCGCTGCGCAACCGGCATCGCTGGGTCCCGCTGGCCCTGGCAGTGGGGTGTGCGCTGGTGTTTTTGCCGGCCGGACCGGAAGTCCTGCGACGTCTCAACCAATCAGCGCCGGGTGCGATCGGCGATGACGCCACCGAACTCACCATCGTCACCCACAATCTTTGGGGACTCAGCACCAATCCTGTCGAAGCGCCTGCTGTCCTGTCCGGACTGGCCCCGGATATCATCGCCCTGCAAGAAGCCACGCGGCAAGCCAAGCCGGTGGTCGACCAGCTGGAAGCCGCCTACCCGCATATCGCCCGCTGTCGCTCGGTCCGCATACTCAGCCGACTGCCGATGCTGGACAGTGGCTGCGTGCGTCATCCGCCGGACATCTCGTTCGAGAACGCCGTGCCGTGTGACTGGGAATTGCCGCCAGCGGTCTGGGCCCGGATCGAACTGCCGGACGGACGCCAGGCTATGATCGTCTCGGTCCATCTGACCTGGCCCTTCCCGTCCGCCGCCCAGGACTGCCAACGTCGCAATCTGGCCCGCGCCCTCGCCCGTGAGCCGCAGGACACGCTGATCGTGATGGGAGATTTCAACGCCGCCGCGCCCTCGCGCGCCCTGACTCGCATTGAACGGGATCTGGACCTGGAACGCCGCTCCATCGCCTTGCCCAGCTGGCCATCGGAAGGCCTGTTCACGCGCGATGGCGGCATCGCCCCGCCCCTGCCGCCGATGCTGGTCGGGATCGACCATATCTTTGCTGGAGAGGCCTGGCAGACAGTGGCTATCCACGCGGGTCCCGATACCGGATCGGATCATCGGCCATTGATGGCACGGGTGCGCTTGCGCGGGTCTGACGATCAATCGTGA